Proteins from a single region of Mucilaginibacter daejeonensis:
- a CDS encoding energy transducer TonB family protein, which produces MNRFGYMLAAMCCWIMTAQAQPVFKGGAAALDQFIASKIIYPDFASANCIAADIKVSFVVNKAGKVTEAKVTQGPGIDLDEEAVRVIKLTSGKWTMPSGYDHPVRLVLPIRFRPDQARCQNRQGPMMSMQEAIAAYQKRQELENAVTNYYINKYKGTADSQKEGTILALKTQLGFDEELYKELLDRADQKYKQGDTEGACKDWNFIKNTGSDMADSFIAKYCK; this is translated from the coding sequence ATGAACAGGTTTGGATATATGCTTGCGGCCATGTGCTGCTGGATCATGACGGCGCAGGCACAGCCTGTATTTAAAGGGGGAGCAGCAGCATTGGATCAGTTCATTGCCAGCAAGATCATTTACCCCGATTTTGCCAGCGCCAACTGCATAGCGGCCGATATCAAAGTCAGTTTTGTGGTGAACAAGGCCGGCAAAGTGACCGAGGCCAAAGTGACCCAAGGCCCGGGCATCGACTTGGACGAGGAAGCCGTGAGGGTGATCAAACTTACCTCGGGTAAATGGACCATGCCTTCCGGGTATGACCACCCGGTACGTTTGGTACTGCCCATCCGCTTCAGGCCTGATCAGGCCCGCTGCCAGAACCGCCAGGGACCGATGATGAGCATGCAAGAGGCCATTGCCGCCTACCAAAAACGCCAGGAACTGGAGAACGCCGTGACCAACTACTACATCAATAAATACAAGGGCACCGCCGATTCGCAGAAGGAAGGCACCATACTGGCCCTCAAGACACAGTTAGGCTTTGACGAAGAACTCTACAAAGAACTCCTGGACCGGGCCGACCAAAAGTACAAACAAGGCGACACCGAGGGCGCCTGTAAAGACTGGAACTTCATCAAGAACACCGGCAGCGATATGGCCGATAGCTTTATTGCAAAGTATTGTAAGTGA
- a CDS encoding peptidoglycan DD-metalloendopeptidase family protein produces MDKHQQLAAYIAGNPQAVSDVIDIDRQNDRLLLFNFTATNTSLDADTVADTPAFARWVENELQNRQCRYGIGGYMEHRTLYARSALFDTPGQEPRRLHLGTDIWGPALTPVYAPLSGRIHSFQNNDHFGDYGPTIILEHDLDGLVLYSLYGHLSAQSLADLVVGQAIRRGQQIATFGHMDENGSWPPHLHFQLMFDMQGCAGDYPGVCRYAEKDLYQHNVPDPEIILRLNTATIR; encoded by the coding sequence ATGGATAAGCACCAGCAACTGGCGGCTTACATAGCCGGTAACCCACAGGCGGTAAGTGATGTGATAGATATCGATCGCCAAAACGACCGCCTGCTGCTTTTCAACTTTACGGCCACCAATACCTCGCTCGATGCGGATACCGTTGCCGACACGCCAGCCTTTGCCCGCTGGGTAGAGAATGAATTACAAAACCGTCAGTGTCGTTACGGTATTGGCGGTTATATGGAGCACCGCACCTTATATGCCCGTAGCGCACTGTTCGATACTCCGGGCCAGGAACCGCGCCGGCTCCACTTAGGCACCGATATATGGGGGCCTGCCCTCACACCGGTATACGCCCCGCTCAGCGGCCGCATACACAGCTTTCAAAATAATGACCACTTTGGCGACTACGGCCCCACCATCATCCTCGAGCATGACCTGGATGGACTTGTCTTGTACAGTTTGTACGGCCACTTGAGCGCTCAAAGTCTGGCCGACTTGGTGGTAGGTCAAGCCATTCGACGAGGCCAGCAGATCGCCACCTTTGGCCATATGGACGAGAACGGTAGCTGGCCACCGCATCTTCATTTCCAACTGATGTTCGATATGCAGGGCTGCGCGGGCGACTATCCCGGCGTTTGCCGATATGCCGAAAAGGACCTTTATCAACATAACGTCCCTGACCCCGAGATCATCCTTCGGTTGAACACTGCAACTATACGCTAA
- the rbfA gene encoding 30S ribosome-binding factor RbfA has product MESKRQQKFAGVLQQDLAAIFQREGMNYLPNTLVTITKVRVTPDLAIARIYLSFFNNTDTQKSLQTVRSHAAEIRYKLGARIKDQVRVIPQLEFFVDDTNEYVERMDKLFDKISKEPRQPDEE; this is encoded by the coding sequence ATGGAATCGAAACGTCAACAAAAATTTGCCGGTGTACTGCAACAGGACCTGGCCGCTATATTTCAGCGTGAGGGTATGAATTACCTGCCCAACACCCTGGTGACCATTACCAAGGTACGGGTAACGCCTGATCTGGCCATAGCCCGCATTTACCTGAGCTTTTTTAACAATACCGATACGCAAAAAAGTCTGCAGACAGTACGCTCACACGCGGCCGAGATCCGCTATAAATTAGGTGCTCGCATTAAAGATCAGGTAAGGGTGATCCCGCAACTGGAGTTCTTTGTGGATGATACCAACGAGTACGTGGAGCGCATGGACAAACTGTTCGATAAGATCAGCAAAGAGCCACGCCAGCCCGACGAAGAATAA
- a CDS encoding ABC transporter permease, with the protein MNTSIYIAKRYLFSRKKMHAINIISGISMLGVFVGSAALIVILSVFNGFEKVILALYNKFTPELKIEPAQSKTFDPNTPYFKQLRNDPSIFSYTQALQEKALIRYGDRQFIGTVRGVSDDFLKNKQLDSTIQNGSFTLKVNDMPYAVIGATVQNSLGVNINDQLSSLQIYSPKKKEVSTVNPADNFVHQPINVSGIFSIQQDFDDIIVTPLSFARLLLDEPEEVSSIEINFKPGTRVANIQKQIEDKLGEKFLVKDRYQQNTELYKTLNYERWFTFLILTFVLIIAIFNIIGSLTMLVMDKRKDIAVLTSLGAGRPLIQGIFFFEGMMIAITGCVAGIIVGVIFCLLQQQFGLIKMGGQLMVIDAYPVNMKFTDLILVFLTVTGISVIASGISARLSVKGLDEIKQDL; encoded by the coding sequence TTGAACACATCTATCTACATCGCCAAGCGCTACCTGTTCTCCAGGAAAAAGATGCATGCCATCAACATCATCTCGGGCATATCTATGCTGGGGGTATTTGTGGGCAGCGCTGCGCTCATCGTCATCTTGTCGGTGTTCAACGGGTTCGAGAAGGTGATCCTGGCCTTGTATAACAAATTCACGCCGGAGTTGAAGATCGAGCCGGCGCAAAGCAAAACGTTCGACCCTAACACACCCTACTTTAAACAGCTCCGTAACGACCCGAGCATTTTCTCGTATACGCAGGCGTTGCAGGAAAAGGCCCTTATCCGCTACGGTGACCGCCAGTTCATTGGTACGGTGCGCGGCGTGAGCGATGATTTTTTGAAGAACAAGCAGCTTGACAGCACCATCCAGAACGGCTCGTTCACGCTTAAGGTGAATGATATGCCTTACGCCGTGATCGGTGCCACCGTGCAGAACAGCTTGGGCGTTAACATCAATGATCAGCTATCATCGTTGCAGATCTATTCGCCCAAAAAGAAAGAGGTAAGCACCGTTAACCCGGCAGATAATTTTGTACATCAGCCGATCAACGTATCGGGCATCTTTTCGATACAGCAGGATTTTGACGACATCATTGTCACCCCGCTATCCTTTGCCCGTTTACTGCTTGATGAACCCGAGGAGGTCTCCTCTATCGAGATCAATTTTAAACCGGGCACACGTGTAGCCAATATTCAAAAACAGATCGAGGATAAGCTGGGCGAAAAGTTCCTGGTGAAAGACCGTTATCAACAAAATACCGAGCTATACAAAACGTTGAATTATGAACGCTGGTTCACTTTTTTGATCCTCACGTTCGTACTCATCATCGCTATATTCAACATTATTGGCTCGCTCACCATGCTGGTGATGGATAAGCGTAAGGACATTGCTGTACTGACCAGCCTGGGCGCCGGAAGGCCGCTTATACAAGGCATCTTCTTTTTTGAGGGGATGATGATCGCCATTACGGGCTGCGTGGCAGGTATCATCGTAGGGGTGATCTTTTGTTTGTTGCAGCAGCAGTTCGGCCTTATCAAAATGGGTGGCCAGCTAATGGTGATCGATGCTTATCCGGTTAACATGAAATTTACCGACCTGATCCTGGTATTTTTGACCGTTACGGGCATATCGGTGATCGCATCGGGCATCAGCGCAAGGTTAAGTGTAAAAGGATTGGACGAAATTAAACAGGATCTGTAA
- a CDS encoding Bax inhibitor-1/YccA family protein, with protein MEDNKFDHQYSNIIQLEEAGSSRTFISNVFMWMFVALGISGVFAYLFATNAELLGMIVNLTTGKLTGFGTVTIFAPLAFVLVMNFGLNRISYPVLVVLFLAYASLMGISLSFILLAYTSGSVFGVFVTAAAVFALMAIAGYTTNTDLTKFGSLMVMGLIGLVIASVVNMFLVSDELSKIISYVGVAVFVGLTAYKVQMLKRIGTGVEMGQAEGKKLALMGAMSLYITFINLFLSLLRIFGRRR; from the coding sequence ATGGAAGACAATAAATTTGATCACCAATACAGTAACATCATTCAGTTAGAAGAGGCCGGCTCATCACGTACATTCATTTCCAATGTATTTATGTGGATGTTCGTGGCTCTGGGCATATCGGGCGTATTCGCATACCTGTTCGCTACCAATGCGGAGCTGCTGGGTATGATCGTGAACCTGACCACCGGTAAGTTGACCGGCTTTGGTACCGTTACCATCTTCGCTCCACTGGCCTTTGTACTGGTCATGAACTTTGGTTTGAACCGCATATCATACCCGGTATTAGTGGTATTGTTCCTGGCCTATGCTTCGTTAATGGGCATCAGCCTGAGCTTTATCCTGCTGGCGTACACTTCGGGATCGGTATTTGGTGTATTTGTTACGGCTGCTGCCGTATTCGCGCTAATGGCAATAGCTGGTTACACCACTAACACCGATCTTACCAAATTTGGTTCATTAATGGTGATGGGCCTGATAGGCCTCGTTATCGCATCGGTCGTGAACATGTTCCTGGTGAGTGATGAGTTGAGCAAGATCATCAGCTACGTAGGCGTGGCCGTGTTTGTGGGCCTTACCGCTTACAAGGTACAAATGCTGAAACGCATTGGCACCGGTGTAGAGATGGGCCAGGCTGAAGGCAAAAAGCTGGCGCTGATGGGCGCGATGTCACTCTACATCACCTTTATCAACCTGTTCCTGTCGCTGCTGCGCATATTTGGCCGCCGCAGGTAA